In the Macrobrachium rosenbergii isolate ZJJX-2024 chromosome 23, ASM4041242v1, whole genome shotgun sequence genome, one interval contains:
- the LOC136851504 gene encoding axoneme-associated protein mst101(2)-like: MCSQNKGYCTKSQCKHDTEVEAEWGCGGPDCRCCVPKPECTELEVCTYSGGKCSSKSHCMENEKVIADGCSGTGCVCCAPEDACPPSSECLVAGGTCRKRECSPNEDETDTYCSGQDCKCCVPKSPSECKPKSKCKKVYGKCKSKCKGKEKELPKGCKGKNCKCCYKALTCPSSHKCTKKGGYCSGKESCKGGKFTKKYCKGGKGCGCCITGGPPSCSPKKKCSKRGGLCKSHCRKDETEISKGCIGNCKCCIKQKGVCPITNKCKKEGGTCCQEHECSGGDFMEHLCDPGCGCCLGVVRYDADNKGSVTNTTEEASLRMKENKKNVKGKKSGKTVGNEAAGRRGKEQGLKGKKEGLKGKTKGLKGKKKGLKGKKKDLKGKKKDLKGKKKDLKGKKGLKSKKKGLKSKKKGLKGKMKGLKGKMKGLKGKMKGLKGKKKGLKGKKNGLKGKKNGLKGKKKGLKGKKNGLKGKKNSLGGKKKNLEGKNKDPGGKENSLKGKKALKGKKALKGKKALKGKKALKGKRKGLEGKKAIKGKRKGLGGKKKGLHGKKSPKGKKSPKGKKGLKGKKGLKGKKGLKGKEKGLKGKEKGPKGKKKGPKDIKKNQEGTMVTRSKKKIPQGKKNGSSGKKSIAGKKKRTNGHKKGATGKKNNIRGQKNDLEGPKEKGKTDTKRNNDEKVKKNATPST; encoded by the exons ATGTGTTCCCAAAATAAAGGATACTGTACCAAGAGCCAGTGCAAACACGATACAGAAGTAGAGGCGGAATGGGGGTGTGGTGGTCCTGATTGTAGATGTTGTGTTCCTAAACCAG AGTGTACGGAGTTGGAAGTATGCACATACTCTGGAGGTAAATGTAGCAGCAAGAGTCATtgtatggaaaatgaaaaagtaattgcTGACGGATGTTCTGGCACAGGGTGCGTGTGTTGTGCTCCTGAAGATG ccTGTCCACCATCATCTGAGTGCTTGGTAGCTGGTGGGACTTGCAGGAAGAGGGAATGTTCTCCAAATGAAGATGAAACGGACACATACTGCTCTGGACAAGACTGTAAATGCTGTGTGCCTAAAA GTCCATCTGAATGTAAACCCAAATCAAAATGTAAGAAAGTATATGGAAAATGCAAGTCTAAGTGTAAAGGCAAGGAAAAGGAGTTACCCaaaggatgcaaaggcaaaaatTGCAAATGTTGCTATAAAGCATTAACTTGTCCATCATCTCATAAATGTACTAAGAAGGGTGGATACTGCAGTGGTAAAGAAAGCTGCAAGGGTGGTAAATTTACGAAGAAATACTGCAAAGGTGGCAAAGGATGTGGTTGTTGTATAA CTGGAGGACCACCATCATGCAGCCCTAAGAAGAAATGCTCAAAAAGAGGAGGCTTATGTAAATCGCATTGTCGTaaagatgaaactgaaattaGCAAAGGTTGTATAGGGAATTGCAAGTGCTGCATTAAACAGAAAGGAGTTTGTCCGATTACAAATAAATGCAAGAAGGAGGGAGGTACTTGTTGCCAGGAGCATGAATGTTCAGGTGGAGATTTCATGGAGCACTTGTGCGATCCTGGGTGCGGCTGTTGCTTGG GTGTAGTCCGGTACGATGCAGATAACAAGGGAAGTGTGACGAATACTACTGAAGAGGCTTCTttacgaatgaaagaaaataaaaagaatgtcaaAGGCAAGAAGAGTGGAAAAACTGTAGGAAATGAAGCAGCAGGGAGAAGAGGTAAAGAACAGGGACTTAAAGGCAAAAAGGAGGGTCTTAAAGGCAAAACGAAGGGTCTTAAAGGCAAAAAGAAGGGTCTTAAAGGCAAAAAGAAGGATCTTAAAGGCAAAAAGAAGGATCTTAAAGGCAAAAAGAAGGATCTTAAAGGCAAAAAGGGTCTTAAAAGCAAAAAGAAGGGTCTTAAAAGCAAAAAGAAGGGTCTTAAAGGCAAAATGAAGGGCCTTAAAGGCAAAATGAAGGGCCTTAAAGGCAAAATGAAGGGCCTTAAAGGCAAAAAGAAGGGCCTTAAAGGCAAAAAGAATGGTCTTAAAGGCAAAAAGAATGGtcttaaaggaaaaaagaagggaCTTAAAGGCAAAAAGAATGGtcttaaaggaaaaaagaatagccttggaggaaaaaagaagaacCTTGAAGGTAAAAATAAGGATCCTGGAGGAAAAGAGAATAGCCTTAAAGGCAAAAAGGCCCTTAAAGGCAAAAAGGCCCTTAAAGGCAAAAAGGCCCTTAAAGGCAAAAAGGCCCTTAAAGGCAAAAGGAAGGGTCTTGAAGGCAAAAAGGCCATTAAAGGCAAAAGGAAGGGCCTTGGAGGAAAAAAGAAGGGCCTTCATGGCAAGAAGAGCCCCAAAGGCAAAAAGAGCCCCAAAGGTAAAAAGGGCCTCAAAGGTAAAAAGGGCCTGAAAGGTAAAAAGGGCCTGAAAGGTAAAGAGAAGGGCCTGAAAGGCAAAGAGAAGGGCCCTAAGGGCAAAAAGAAGGGCCCTAAGGAcataaagaaaaaccaagaaggaacaaTGGTCACCAGGAGTAAAAAGAAGATTCCTCAAGGTAAAAAGAATGGCAGTAGTGGTAAAAAAAGCATAGCTGGTAAAAAGAAACGCACAAATGGTCATAAGAAGGGTGCAACTGGTAAAAAGAACAACATTCGAGGACAAAAAAATGACCTTGAAGGtccaaaggaaaaaggaaaaactgacacaaagagaaacaatgacgagaaggtaaagaaaaatgcTACACCTTCGACATAA